In a single window of the Candidatus Rokuibacteriota bacterium genome:
- a CDS encoding type IV toxin-antitoxin system AbiEi family antitoxin has protein sequence MPAQLSDRGVIGAILQSTDLKEVTLHAENDYRDVRRYVWGRVSEYELALSLRPESYLSHATAMFLHGLTDRRPKTIYVNQEQSAKPRREAVLTQEAITRAFAATQRQSKYSFRHNDTRIVVVSGKNSKRFEVALLSTQEGEDLPATGLERTLIDITVRPTYAGGVRNVMRAFELAKGRLSGPKLLKTLLRLDHTYPYHQPLGFYLERAGYPAREVSPLRSKGFSFDFYASHGLKDPAYDRRWRLYYPREV, from the coding sequence TTGCCGGCCCAGCTTTCCGATCGGGGCGTCATTGGCGCGATCCTACAGTCGACGGATCTCAAGGAGGTTACGCTCCACGCCGAGAATGACTATCGGGATGTTCGGCGCTACGTCTGGGGACGTGTCTCCGAGTACGAACTCGCCCTATCTCTTAGGCCGGAGTCCTACTTGTCTCACGCGACCGCCATGTTCCTGCATGGCCTTACTGACCGGCGCCCAAAGACGATATACGTCAACCAGGAGCAGAGCGCGAAGCCTAGACGAGAAGCAGTACTGACCCAAGAAGCCATCACGAGGGCGTTCGCGGCAACACAGCGCCAATCGAAATATTCTTTTCGACACAACGACACTCGAATCGTCGTCGTCAGCGGTAAGAACTCGAAGCGATTTGAGGTTGCCCTGCTATCGACCCAGGAAGGTGAAGATCTTCCCGCGACCGGTCTTGAGCGAACACTGATCGATATTACTGTGCGCCCAACCTATGCCGGCGGAGTTCGCAATGTCATGCGAGCGTTCGAGCTGGCCAAAGGACGCCTGTCGGGTCCCAAGTTACTAAAGACCTTGCTGCGCCTCGATCATACCTACCCATATCACCAACCATTGGGATTCTACCTGGAGCGAGCCGGTTACCCGGCGAGGGAAGTCTCGCCACTTCGGAGCAAGGGTTTTAGTTTTGACTTCTATGCATCGCATGGTCTCAAGGATCCTGCGTATGATCGCCGCTGGCGTCTGTACTACCCCCGAGAGGTCTAA
- a CDS encoding LLM class flavin-dependent oxidoreductase — MSVGISLTNHHDVADPREGARWMIERAQAARRAGLDSLFLGDHHAVPKPYYQNVPMLGRLLAEWDEKPAGCLFLLPLWNPVLVAEQVGTLAAIARGRFIFQCGLGADEAQFLAMGADIKQRPSAFEESFALVKKLLADETVSSQGRFVVENARVAPRPVEPVEYWIGASARVSIDRAARIADGWLASPGLTIDQAREQAAWYLDGCAKYGKKPTAVAIRRDIYVGESAAEADAVGHAMVKAGYRGFDPKALCWGSVEQVVEKFRALEPLGYTDIIVRHLTDNHPKVLGSLARLADVRRELPNL, encoded by the coding sequence CGCGCGGGCCTCGACTCGCTCTTCCTTGGCGATCACCACGCCGTCCCCAAGCCCTATTACCAAAACGTGCCCATGCTCGGGCGGCTCCTCGCCGAGTGGGACGAAAAGCCCGCGGGCTGCCTCTTCCTCCTGCCGCTCTGGAATCCCGTGCTGGTTGCCGAGCAGGTCGGCACGCTGGCCGCCATCGCGCGCGGCCGCTTCATCTTCCAGTGCGGGCTCGGCGCCGACGAGGCGCAGTTTCTCGCGATGGGCGCCGACATCAAGCAGCGCCCCTCGGCCTTCGAAGAGTCCTTCGCCCTCGTAAAGAAGCTCCTCGCGGACGAGACCGTGTCATCGCAGGGCCGCTTCGTCGTCGAGAACGCGCGCGTGGCGCCGCGCCCCGTCGAGCCCGTCGAGTACTGGATCGGCGCCAGCGCGCGGGTCTCCATCGACCGCGCGGCGCGCATCGCCGACGGCTGGCTCGCCTCGCCCGGCCTCACCATCGACCAGGCGCGCGAACAGGCGGCCTGGTACCTGGATGGCTGCGCCAAGTACGGCAAGAAGCCGACCGCGGTGGCGATCAGGCGGGACATCTACGTCGGCGAGTCTGCGGCCGAGGCGGACGCGGTGGGCCACGCGATGGTCAAGGCGGGGTATCGCGGCTTCGACCCGAAGGCGCTCTGCTGGGGCTCGGTGGAGCAGGTCGTGGAGAAGTTCCGCGCCCTCGAGCCACTCGGCTACACCGACATCATCGTCCGCCACCTCACCGACAACCACCCCAAGGTCCTCGGCTCCCTCGCCCGCCTCGCCGACGTGCGCCGGGAGCTCCCCAACCTGTAG
- a CDS encoding transcriptional regulator has translation MKRTYQSLGPAKGKPASQRTFKTLGPKASHLVAELTERNRSIFSIRDVRTISRLKPGPARSFMAKLVGRGIATRLKPGLFVLVPFEFGHVRQFIGNPYAVAHELAGGRHYYLSHATAMDIHKMLTQPQHTIYVTTLRTIPRQQIAGIDFRFPRISKSRFFGTTSHWADPTHSVVTSDIERTVIDGLKDPDYCGGILEVAKGLWMRRDEVDLKRLVEYALRLDIGAVVRRLGFLLELWQLSAPIEIDRLRRRLTNTYVLLDPSLPSAGKFQRRWRLRLNLTPKELQAAVAT, from the coding sequence ATGAAACGGACCTATCAATCTCTAGGACCCGCAAAGGGCAAACCTGCAAGTCAGCGCACCTTTAAGACCCTTGGCCCCAAGGCATCCCATCTCGTTGCTGAGCTTACTGAGCGTAATCGATCCATCTTCTCGATCCGAGACGTCCGAACAATTTCACGACTCAAACCTGGCCCCGCCCGTAGCTTCATGGCCAAGCTAGTAGGCCGCGGGATAGCGACAAGGCTCAAACCGGGACTATTTGTCCTCGTCCCGTTCGAATTTGGCCATGTACGCCAGTTCATCGGCAATCCTTACGCCGTCGCTCATGAGCTTGCCGGAGGACGCCACTACTACCTATCTCATGCGACCGCAATGGACATTCATAAGATGCTGACCCAACCCCAACACACCATATACGTCACTACTCTCCGAACCATTCCTCGACAACAGATCGCAGGTATCGACTTTCGCTTCCCAAGGATCTCCAAGTCCCGGTTCTTCGGTACGACCAGTCATTGGGCCGACCCCACTCATTCAGTGGTCACTAGTGACATTGAGCGCACCGTGATTGATGGGCTCAAGGATCCAGATTATTGCGGAGGCATACTGGAAGTTGCCAAGGGCCTTTGGATGCGACGAGACGAGGTGGATCTGAAACGTCTCGTGGAGTATGCCCTTCGGCTGGACATCGGCGCTGTTGTTCGCCGTCTTGGTTTCCTTCTAGAGCTTTGGCAACTCTCTGCACCGATCGAGATTGACCGTCTCCGCCGCAGATTGACCAATACCTATGTGCTCCTGGACCCCAGCCTGCCATCCGCTGGCAAATTTCAACGACGATGGCGACTTCGATTGAATCTAACTCCCAAAGAGTTACAGGCTGCCGTGGCGACATAG